The genomic stretch GGTTGGTTTCGCGCTATATTGTCCCTCGCATTGAACAACCAGTCGATGCAGCCTATGACGATATCCCAGATCAGCATCCACCGATTATCATTGCTGGCTTTGGACGCTTTGGGCAAATTATCGCTCGACTGGCTCATATGCAACACCTCCGCTTTACTGCTATCGACAACAATTTACAACGCATTGATTTTGTCAGACGCTATGGCGGTAAATTGTATTATGGCGATGCCACGCAACCTGAGTTACTCCGATCCTCAGGCATCCATACCGCCAAAGTGTTTATCTTGGCGATTGATGATGTCGAAGATTCGATGGTTATCGCCCGTCATATCCGCTTGAATTATCCTGAACTCAACATTTTAGCCCGTGCACGTGATCGCTATCATGTCCATTTGCTGCGAGATTTAGGCATTAGTCATATTTGGCGTGAAACCTATCTTTCGTCTTTGGGCATGGCCTACCGTGCCCTGTGCTTACTGGGGATCACTGAATCACATGCTGCTAAAAGTGTTGAACTTTTCCGTGATTATGATGAGCAGATGCTGGCACAGCAGCAACGTATCTATACCGATGAACAAAAAGTCTTCGAAAGCTATAAGGGCTTTTTAAATGAGCTCGAACAATTATTTGAAAATGATGCGCAAGCCACCGAGGCGCATCTCAGACAACAAGCCGGAAGCGATGATGAAGAAGATGCAGATGCAGATGACCCGCAGCACAACTTAGATGAACCTGCACCGAATGAATTCAATGTGCAGAGCAGAGATCGACTGGATATTCGCAGAAACGAGCAAGATTAACTTGTGTTTTTTAGGATTGACTCCATCAATACCAAGATTTGGAGAATATTATGTCTGATTTACGTCAACGCTTTTATATTGAAAACTGTCCGATTCGTGGTGAAGTCGTCCATTTAGAACAAGCCCTACACACCATTCTGGCACAGCGCGATTATGCCGAAGCCATTAAAGTCCTGCTCGGAGAAATGCTTACAGCCACTGCGTTGTTGGCCAGTACACTGAAAATCCAAGGCCGTATTAGCCTACAGATTCAGGCTGAAGGCAGCTTTAAATGGGCCATGGCCGAATGTAACCATTTGGGTGAAATACGTGCGTTGGCCGACTATGAAGCCGATCCACGCTTTGACCATGCTCAGGACAGTTCGACCGTGCTTGCAACCTTGGTCAGTCCAGTATTGTTTATCAACATCGAACCTGAAAAAGGCGAGCGCTATCAAGGAATTGTACCTTTAGATAAGGCCACCTTGGCAGGCTGCCTCATGCAGTACTACGACTTATCGGCACAGATTCCGACCAAGATTGTGTTGGCCAGTACCACACAATGTGCAGGCGGTTTACTGATTCAATTGCTGCCACGCAACAGCGAAGAAGAACAACAGCTGATTGATGACGATCTATGGCCACGAATCAATCTACTCACTGAAACGCTAAAAGCAGATGAATTGATTGAACTGGATGCCCAAGAAATTCTCTATCGTTTATATAACGAAGAAGACGTGCGTCTGCCCGAGGTTGAACAATTAAAATTTGCCTGCACCTGTTCCAAAGCACGTTGTGCAGATGCATTGATTCAAATTGGCGTAAATGCAGTCAAAGAAACACTAGATATACAAAACCCGATCCAAATGGATTGTCAATTTTGTAACAGCCACTATCAATTCAGCGCTGAAGAAGCCCTCGGTTTATTTGGCCAACACCTGAGCTAATTAGGCGGTAATGCCCCGAACTGAACAGTGTAAATACAAGCCAAGACCTGTATGGCTGTCTCAGTTTGGGAAATTTGACCCACTTTCAAAGTAAGCTGCATGTCACTTTAATGATCATTTAAGATACCGTTGCGTTAAAAATTGAAACAAAATCACCGCTTATTAAGACTATGAAGTGTTCCCAATTTGCCCAATAATCAAAACAACTGTTTTAATGTGACACTTCAACATGGCAAAAAATTATTATGAAGTCCTAGCTGTTGGTCGTGATGCTAGTCCTGAACAAATCAAAAAATCTTATCGTAAACTTGCTCGAAAATACCATCCTGACATAAGTAAAGAAGCTGATGCAGAAGAACAGATGCAATCGATTAATGTCGCCTATGACACTTTAAGTAACGCTGAAAAGAAAAAAGAATATGACTTTTCACTAGATCACCCGCATGCACAAGCCAACTATGCTGGACAATCGGGTGCTGATGGTTTTTCTGGTGCTGGTCAACGCCACAGTTATTCTCACGGGGGCGGTGACTTTGGCGGTTTTGAAGACCTATTTGGACGTTTTGGTGCAGGCTTTGGCGGTGGTCGTACGCAAGACTTTTCCCAAGGCAGATCAAGTCAGCAAGCCTATGCAGGTGAAGACCAACATGTCCGCATCGAGGTTGAGATTGAGGTCGCCTATCATGGTACAACCCAACAATTTACCCTACAAATTCCAAGTTATACCCCAATGGGCGAAGTCGAGATGCAACGTAAGACTTTAGAGGTCAAAATTCCCAAAGGGATCAAGCAAGGGCAACAGATTCGCCTCGCCAATCAAGGGCAACAGGGCGTACAAGGGGGCAAAAATGGCGACCTCTATGTGGAAATAAACTATAAAGAAACCGATAAAATTCACGTGGATGGTGCCAATGTGCATTACACCATTAACGTCGCGCCTTGGGAAATCGCACTCGGACAAAGCATTGAAATTGACAGTCCCGCAGGTAAAGTCAATGTCACGCTACCCAAGACAGCCAAAAATGGCCAACAACTGCGTTTGGTCGACAAAGGTATTCCAAGTAAAACACCTGGGCATCTCTATCTCAAATTGAATATTGTGATTCCCGCAGCCAATACCGAGGCAGAACAACAGGCCTACCAACAGTTGGCTGAAAGTTTCAATCATTTCAATCCACGTAAGTCATAAGGGAGTCGCATCATGACCCAATTACATTATCGTGAAATTGTTTGTGAAGGACGTTTTGACGCTGAAGTTTTAGATGAGCAGCAGTTCTTTGACTTACACCATTTTGCTCAAGTCTGTGGTCAAAATCCTGAATGGGTTTTACAACTACTTGAATATGAAATATTGCCTACACGTAGCCAACAAGCCACACAACACTTCCATGCCGAAGACATTGCTCGGGCGCGCCGTGCCTATCGTCTACAACGTGATTTTGAGGCAAGCTTTGCTGCAGTTGCCATGATGATGGACTTAATTGATGAACTTCAACAATTAAGACAACAAACGCGGTACAGTCAGAACAAATAAAAAACAATTCGAAACTTTATGTTAAATTAACTGGCAGGTTATAAAATCGCCTGCCATTATGGTTGTTTTCTACGCATGTTTAAGTGAACACAGTGAACGAGGTGCAATGATCCAATGAACATCAAAGTCATGAACAAAAAGCTCAAAAATATGTTTCCAGAATATAGCGAATTGATGTCAGAACTCAGACAATCCAATCCGCATTTCGCCAAAATGCTCGAATCTCACGATGTGCTCGATAGACAGATCACCCATCTAGAACTCAATCCCGTTCATGCCATCAACGACAACGATGATATCGAAACGCTGAAACGCAAAAAATTAAAGTACAAAGATGAACTGTATGCCTTGCTCAAACAAGCGCAGCACGGCAACGTTGACGCTGTGCAGCAATCAGACTAAACCTGAGTCAAATCTAGCATTACTTTAATCTATTGCTCAAATTGGGTCATATCAGCTTATCTTTCGGATCAGCAGATATGACCCAATTTATTCATCGGGTTAATTTGTTCAACCTGCTTCTGTTCATCCAATCATTTTAACTTGGTCAGCTTACTGACCTCCTGCATGGTATGTTTGATTGGCTCATAGTCCAAAAACCACAAAAGATTAACACGTTGATTGGGATGCTTTTGTGCCAACAAATCAATCACGCTTTTTTCACCACGCCCTACCAAATGACGACGATAGAAGTAGTAAATCAGCAGCATTGTCGTTAACAACATTAAGCCCAGCATAATCCAAAAACCATGCGGTGAAGCAAGCCCTGGAATGAACTCAAAGTTCATGCCATAGATTCCCGTCAATAAGGTGAGTGGTGCAAAAACTGCAGTAATAATTGCGAGAATACGCATATTTTCATTGGTCTGATTAGAAATCGCAGAAAAATGCAATTCAATCGCAGCCTTGATTGCACTGCTAAATCGAGCCGTATGCTTTTGAATACGTTCAATATGATTGCTTAAGTCGTGGATTCGCATCAATAAAATATCAGCACGTTCTAGATTTTTCTTGGCCCGATGATGCTGTTCATTGTCAATAATTTCATCGCTTAACTCTTGGATCACCTCAATCTGCTCTTCACATAGATTTTCAATTTGCTGAAAAGCCATATTTTCTTGTAACAGTTGATGCCATTGATTAAAACGTCGATGCCCTTGCAACAAGGCCTGCTGCCAATACTCAACGCGTTTGGTCAACGGCACCCGAATATCGACATATTCATCGACCATGCTATTGAGTAAACGCAGGGTTAAATCGATTGGTGAACTCGCCAATTTTCGTGGTTTATTTTGTTGTTCAATCTCACGACTCACAATCATTTCAATACGAGCAATAAAACTTTCCATGGCTTTATTGCCCGTCTCACGCACACTCACCAAGGTATTTGGCGTAATCACAAAACTCACAGGTGAGGTTGCCAGACCAAAGATCCGCTCATGTTCTTCGGCTGCGTCCGCAGTAATATGGTCGTCACGGGTAATCAATTTACGAAAAATGAGTAAATTGTAGTCTTCGATTGCATCGAAGACACAGGGATGTTCAAGATTTAAAATATCCTGCACATGCAATTCATTTAAACACAGACCACTGGCCTGCTGAATCTGTTGCTGCCATGCTTCAGCACGGTTAACCACATCTTCACGGGTACAATCAATCCAAATAAAAATCGGGGATTGATCTCGACTGGCCGTTTTTTGAATATAAGTATAATGATCTGTCGTATCTTGATAAAAATAATAGGTTTGCATAAATATAAAATACGTTTAATCCGCTTACACGCATGATGCCATAAAAAAAGTCCGCATCAAGCGGACTTTTTTCGGTACAAGTAATCTTGGGCTAAGTTTGAACTCAGCTTAGGATTTAAGCTTGTTCAATATCTTTCATGCTCAATTTAATACGACCACGGTTGTCGACGTCTTGTACTTGAACTTTAATTTCTTGACCTTCAGTTAACACGTCAGTTACGTTTGCAACGCGTTCATTTGAAATTTGTGAAATATGCAATAGGCCATCAGTACCCGGCATAATGTTCACAAATGCACCAAATTCAACAATACGAATCACTTTACCAGTATAGATCGTACCTGGTTCAATCTCAGCAGTTAATGCTTGGATTTTCGCAATTGCGGCTTTTGCTGCAGCTTTGGTTTCACCAAAGACACGAACGGTACCGTTGTCTTCAATATCAATCGCAGCTTTGGTTTCTTCAGTGATTGCGCGGATGGTTGCACCACCTTTACCAATAACATCACGGATCTTGTCTGGATTAATGTTAATCACTTCAAAGGTCGGTGCGTGCATAGAAATTTCAGCACGTGCACGAGAAAGTACTTGGTTCATTGCGTTCAAGATATGCATACGACCTGCATAAGCTTGATTCAATGCAACTTCCATAATTTCTTCGTTAATACCTTCGATTTTAATGTCCATTTGAAGCGCAGTAATACCATTGGCAGAACCAGCAACTTTAAAGTCCATATCACCAAGATGATCTTCATCACCTAAGATGTCAGAAAGTACGGCAAAACGCTCGCCTTCTTTGACGAGGCCCATTGCAATACCTGCAACAGGTGCTTTTAACGGTACACCCGCATCCATAAGCGCAAGTGATGCACCACAAACAGACGCCATTGAAGACGAACCATTTGATTCAGTGATATCAGATACGATACGAATCACGTACGGGAAGCGGTCAGCAGCAGGAAGAACGGCTTGAATACCACGGCGTGCAAGACGACCATGACCGATTTCACGACGTTTAGGACCAGATTCACGACCTGTTTCACCTACAGAGTATGCAGGGAAGTTGTAATGCAACATGAAGTTGTCAGTTTTTGTACCACATAAGGTATCAACCATGAGCGCGTCACGGGTATTACCGAGTGTTGCAGTCACAAGTGCCTGAGTTTCACCACGGGTAAACAATGCTGAACCGTGTGCACGATCCAATACCCCAGCTTGTACATCTAATGCACGGACAGTTGTGGTATCACGACCGTCAATACGTGGCTTGCCTGACAAAATGTTGTCACGCACAGTGCGGTATTTTAGATCTTCAAATAATTCGTTTACTTCGTCAGCCACACCCGCTTCAGCGCCTTCAGGAGCAAACTGCGCCATTGCTTCAGCATGTAAAGCATCAAGTGCGGTATAACGGTCTTGTTTGACTGCAATGGTATAAGCTTCAGAAATTTTTGCTTCAAATGCATCTTTTAACTGAGCAAGTAAAGCTTCATTTTTGCTTGGTGCAACCCAAGTTGATTGTTTTGCACCCGCAGCAGCTGCAAATTCTTTAATCGCTTGAATAGCGATTTGCATTTCGTCATGACCGAACAGTACAGCACCTAGCATTTGGTCTTCTGAAAGCTCTTTCGCTTCAGATTCAACCATCAATACTGCAGATTCAGTACCTGCAACCACAAGATCAAGTTCACTTTCTTTTAACTGTTCGTGATTTGGGTTAAGAACATATTCACCGTTGATCAAACCAACACGTGCACCACCGATTGGACCACGGAAAGGTACGCCTGCAATTGAAAGTGCAGCCGAAGTACCTAACATCGCAGCAATATCTGCATCCATGGTTTTGTCAGAAGAAACCACACTTGCGGTTACTTGGATTTCGTTATAGAAACCTTCTGGGAACAATGGACGAATTGGACGGTCAATTAAGCGTGAAATTAAAGTTTCAGCTTCAGATGCACGACCTTCGCGCTTGCCATATCCACCTGGAATACGACCAGCTGCATATTGTTTTTCTTGATAATTTACAGTCAATGGGAAAAAGTCTTGACCCGCTTTAGCCGTTGGTTGAGCAACCACTGCAACCAATACAGTCACACCACCCATGGTAATAAAAACAGTATTCGCTTGACGAGCAACACGACCTGTTTCTAAAACAACTTGATGTTGACCAAATTGGAATTCTTTACGAATAATATTAAACATAGACATGTAATTGTATTTCCTGATTTTTTTCTAGTGGAGACCCCTAAGCTTTGGCATTTTTTGCCGGAGACAAGCATCAAAATAACAAAGCTTAGAAGCCGACCTCACTAGATAACTTATAAAAACACGTTTTAAAAACACAAAGAAGGAGCGAACAATCGCCCCTTCTCAACTACCTAGTCAATGCTAGGTAAACTTCTGCTTTCAGCAACTGCATAGGCATATGATGAAATTAAAAGTTTAAATCGAATTAACGACGTAAACCTAGTGCAGCAATCAAAGCTGTATAACGTGACACGTCTTTACCTTTAAGGTAATCAAGCAATTTACGACGTTGGTTAACCATACGGATCAAACCACGACGGCTGTGATGGTCATGTTTGTGATCTTTAAAGTGACCTTGCAAACTGTTAATTTGAGCAGTTAACAAAGCAACTTGAACTTCTGGTGAACCTGTATCGTTTTCTGCACGTGCGAATTTAGCAACGATTTCTGCGCGATCTGCGTTAGTTAAAGCCATTCGATTTCTCCGAGATGCTTAATATTTAATGATTGATAAAAATCAATTTGGTCAAAAACCGCGTTGACTGCCGTGCATCACTACAGCATTCGGCCATTTTAAAGGAACTACCGCAAGATTGCAAAAGATGCATTGCATATTTGTTGAACTCATATGAACACTCCGAAAAGGAATCTGTTCAATAAACGCAGTTTCTCAGAGTGATTTTAAAAGAAAGGTAAAGTGCCATGCTGAAATGCAAAAATTTAGTCTGGATCTCGACGGCACTGTATCTGCTCCAAAAGCGTATCTCTAATTCTGTTGTTTCAACACCCTGTCGATGTGTCTCAACACCTAGTCGAGTCAAGCTCTTTTTTCAAATAATGCATAAAACTAAAAAGGCGCGATCATAACTCAATTTTTAACCAGAAGTAATCGTTTATTTGTTAATCGATCTCCTGAAATTCAACACACTTAACTCAAATAAGGTGGAAATACTTTTATTTTGATTGTTTAACTCTTTATTCCCGACATAAGAAAAGGCCCTTAAGCAAGCTTAAGGGCCTTTCGTGCGCTGTAGTTTCTTAATTAATAGTTTTTATAATTTTATTTATCTGTCCCGTCCTAGAATAGGTTGACACAACAGAGCGTTAGCTCAGGAGTGTCAAATGAACCAATACGTTAAGCGTACTCAACGCGATTACAGCATGTCTTTTAAATTGAGTGTTGTCGCCCAAATTGAACGTGGCGAGATGACTTATATTGAAGCTGCTAA from Acinetobacter pullicarnis encodes the following:
- the hslO gene encoding Hsp33 family molecular chaperone HslO; amino-acid sequence: MSDLRQRFYIENCPIRGEVVHLEQALHTILAQRDYAEAIKVLLGEMLTATALLASTLKIQGRISLQIQAEGSFKWAMAECNHLGEIRALADYEADPRFDHAQDSSTVLATLVSPVLFINIEPEKGERYQGIVPLDKATLAGCLMQYYDLSAQIPTKIVLASTTQCAGGLLIQLLPRNSEEEQQLIDDDLWPRINLLTETLKADELIELDAQEILYRLYNEEDVRLPEVEQLKFACTCSKARCADALIQIGVNAVKETLDIQNPIQMDCQFCNSHYQFSAEEALGLFGQHLS
- a CDS encoding DnaJ C-terminal domain-containing protein translates to MAKNYYEVLAVGRDASPEQIKKSYRKLARKYHPDISKEADAEEQMQSINVAYDTLSNAEKKKEYDFSLDHPHAQANYAGQSGADGFSGAGQRHSYSHGGGDFGGFEDLFGRFGAGFGGGRTQDFSQGRSSQQAYAGEDQHVRIEVEIEVAYHGTTQQFTLQIPSYTPMGEVEMQRKTLEVKIPKGIKQGQQIRLANQGQQGVQGGKNGDLYVEINYKETDKIHVDGANVHYTINVAPWEIALGQSIEIDSPAGKVNVTLPKTAKNGQQLRLVDKGIPSKTPGHLYLKLNIVIPAANTEAEQQAYQQLAESFNHFNPRKS
- a CDS encoding chaperone modulator CbpM, yielding MTQLHYREIVCEGRFDAEVLDEQQFFDLHHFAQVCGQNPEWVLQLLEYEILPTRSQQATQHFHAEDIARARRAYRLQRDFEASFAAVAMMMDLIDELQQLRQQTRYSQNK
- a CDS encoding YdcH family protein; amino-acid sequence: MNIKVMNKKLKNMFPEYSELMSELRQSNPHFAKMLESHDVLDRQITHLELNPVHAINDNDDIETLKRKKLKYKDELYALLKQAQHGNVDAVQQSD
- a CDS encoding magnesium transporter CorA family protein, which translates into the protein MQTYYFYQDTTDHYTYIQKTASRDQSPIFIWIDCTREDVVNRAEAWQQQIQQASGLCLNELHVQDILNLEHPCVFDAIEDYNLLIFRKLITRDDHITADAAEEHERIFGLATSPVSFVITPNTLVSVRETGNKAMESFIARIEMIVSREIEQQNKPRKLASSPIDLTLRLLNSMVDEYVDIRVPLTKRVEYWQQALLQGHRRFNQWHQLLQENMAFQQIENLCEEQIEVIQELSDEIIDNEQHHRAKKNLERADILLMRIHDLSNHIERIQKHTARFSSAIKAAIELHFSAISNQTNENMRILAIITAVFAPLTLLTGIYGMNFEFIPGLASPHGFWIMLGLMLLTTMLLIYYFYRRHLVGRGEKSVIDLLAQKHPNQRVNLLWFLDYEPIKHTMQEVSKLTKLK
- the pnp gene encoding polyribonucleotide nucleotidyltransferase; translated protein: MFNIIRKEFQFGQHQVVLETGRVARQANTVFITMGGVTVLVAVVAQPTAKAGQDFFPLTVNYQEKQYAAGRIPGGYGKREGRASEAETLISRLIDRPIRPLFPEGFYNEIQVTASVVSSDKTMDADIAAMLGTSAALSIAGVPFRGPIGGARVGLINGEYVLNPNHEQLKESELDLVVAGTESAVLMVESEAKELSEDQMLGAVLFGHDEMQIAIQAIKEFAAAAGAKQSTWVAPSKNEALLAQLKDAFEAKISEAYTIAVKQDRYTALDALHAEAMAQFAPEGAEAGVADEVNELFEDLKYRTVRDNILSGKPRIDGRDTTTVRALDVQAGVLDRAHGSALFTRGETQALVTATLGNTRDALMVDTLCGTKTDNFMLHYNFPAYSVGETGRESGPKRREIGHGRLARRGIQAVLPAADRFPYVIRIVSDITESNGSSSMASVCGASLALMDAGVPLKAPVAGIAMGLVKEGERFAVLSDILGDEDHLGDMDFKVAGSANGITALQMDIKIEGINEEIMEVALNQAYAGRMHILNAMNQVLSRARAEISMHAPTFEVININPDKIRDVIGKGGATIRAITEETKAAIDIEDNGTVRVFGETKAAAKAAIAKIQALTAEIEPGTIYTGKVIRIVEFGAFVNIMPGTDGLLHISQISNERVANVTDVLTEGQEIKVQVQDVDNRGRIKLSMKDIEQA
- the rpsO gene encoding 30S ribosomal protein S15 — its product is MALTNADRAEIVAKFARAENDTGSPEVQVALLTAQINSLQGHFKDHKHDHHSRRGLIRMVNQRRKLLDYLKGKDVSRYTALIAALGLRR